The following are encoded in a window of Syngnathus scovelli strain Florida chromosome 4, RoL_Ssco_1.2, whole genome shotgun sequence genomic DNA:
- the baz2ba gene encoding bromodomain adjacent to zinc finger domain protein 2B isoform X13 translates to MESGERLASPAPTLSAARTSSPAASSSSSSSSSSSPAPHSKSSLAPSPSALGSTLSTSGRLFGAAGEQPFIGSTLSSAFPLVNHPAFGALYTAGVGRPEFGGLGSLGMSAALAAHPQLGALSEWWRAAEAHGRGAASFLPSFIGFPPFFTPHIQPNHSASPVQMRMPSKNSQEPPKGVNGAVNGSSVCPPTTQPGTFCPSPTPVQASTNLTKKAEPSNSPCQNNPAKMVEKPALKTKERKQRKKAAEASGVSNSETGTSSDSSSDGSLSSDLEDLAEDDEEDEDEDEDDDLSDSEKQLKKKTKVLIPVTGKTDSGLHTAEDQDNHMRTAPSNPPSLIPIAHSVSPPILSQTSPLAIHSSRSRPEQHFSVIQSTGLAANSKSLALLSQSHRESSPSSSPIALTHSPNALASSASPKRPKLLPSSSSPQHLPLALSSSPKPVSVPSPPCSAFPLSTSPKDFTLTSSVTSPHKSSVKPPQYVTAGSAKANNRRKLLEDSLAQINEFRLKQTLMSQGQTFPAELRKQGPNKSPKGKSLSSSPLPPALPPPPPQNNHSNLFLSSALLGLPEPNHPNGVIQSTTQDAPLALITKPRKNSASQGKSPQCDSDGGSMPVNLSTGASRTQTSAQVGLPSQPPTTSPHVTSYGSRKSKTPKGKGQTPGLAQGPGQTGPLANWKGFSQNHLVQSLVDLFRGGESGIGIPGVGIPSVGIPGVGIPGNCNPAAGLPANKESDDSGDDDDDEDDDLEEEEEEDDDSDDSLSESDSNSDSDISGKKVKESKSLSSSSSKKEMTPRGQIKGPELLNTSANHTATSCSPLNLQVIKTPTIVTSASALAYHSSPGSSYSLVSPLGLGKRKRVMDEKDLMTPLELGWRRETRIKNMSGRPQGDVAYYAPCGKKLRQYPDVMKYLSRNGISGITRDNFSFSAKIRVGDFYEAREGPQGLQWNLLNEEEVIPHILAMEGRRGRPPNSERQLAGDSAKANRRRKGRPPNVGDPLVPEGPSPSEVKLLRKLEAQEIARQAAQMKLMRKLEKQALARAAKEARKQQAIMAAEERRKQKEQIKILKQQEKIKRIQQIRMEKELRAQQILEAKRRKKEEAANAKILEAEKRIKEKELRRQQAEILKHQELERHRLDMERERRRQHVMLMKAVEARKKAEERERLRQEKRDEKRLNKERKLEQRRLELEIARELKKPNEDMCLPDQKALPEFSRIPGLILPGRAVSDCLMLMQFLRGFGKVLGLDLNADVPTLGMLQEGLLNVGDSMGQVQDILVKLLSLAVCDPGLPPGQKTKTMLGDHLTNVGINRDNVSEVLQMYMGAHCANTELAPLALSLKTKAFQAHTPSQKASILGFLANELACSKVVISEIDKNLDQMANMRKDKIIMEGKLKKLRTIYAKRTGKREASVGVEDNQSLGTPSSAIKRKRKLGGDTDDDDEDDDDSDDPADDDEDEDEEDLKKVKKVETYDEDEVDQATSVEELEKQIEKLAKQHHQTRRKLFEISHSLRSMMYGQDRYRRRYWVLPHCGGVFIEAMESGEAPEELEEERQRRRKAAEEVKVKDEPQEIELEKDKPVSHSGLAHGLQQQKEEGNEHEERKDSPITFYQQQAYVSQLCPGAPRETVKAEDQGSPHVGENDNRTRSPIATNNVMSYSPSRNTSEPAAAKTAVIVSQDTSNVPGPISLSAHCPPVLRESPGNTPPASSPTPSQQLSLQPNDQLLRVLTERSGHWFSLLPRNPCDLSSLTTTPPGALDATPQASSTPSKPRSPPASPALPLTPSAASASVSPHHPAGLLTYPLSALQPKPGVSLLGVSLGSWPSGMISPSLPLCNSPNPMLGHSVEGNTAASVSSKSESPLPRLEKSSSMPSPPALEIPKSLDHHTPRPIPEDMLSGWWRISDVEELRALVAALHSRGIREKGLQRQVQKYIEIIPQVCIKHRDVAMIELRELEESQVSVESVRGWCVEEQAMEMDIAVLQQVEELERKVTAASLQVKGWTHPDPQSEREDLVYYEHKPLSKSGPTSSSANGGDKDGKDHPEERGEKGGVMRHPDNPLDIAVTRLANLERNIERSGEEEVAHGMKVWRKALIEVRSAAQLAMCIQQLQKSIAWERSIMKVYCQICRKGDNEDLLLLCDGCDKGCHTYCHKPKITSIPEGDWYCPACITKASGPTPKNKKPPCRPVASSVGANKKGGESKKNGKHAGNGDVSEDDPASAGSTPKKSSKDNSRNRKSEEGSTALPGPNQESPVCVKRAKTARDNNRDLGLCRVLLAELERHQDAWPFLTPVNLKSVPGYKKVIKKPMDFSTIREKLVSSQYQNLETFIIDVNLVFDNCEKFNEDNSDIGRAGHNMRKFFEKRWTELLKQTN, encoded by the exons ATGGAGTCTGGAGAGCGGCTGGCCTCCCCTGCGCCCACCCTGTCTGCTGCGCGCACCTCCTCCCCTGCggcctcttcctcctcatcctcctcttcctcgtcatCTCCCGCTCCCCACTCAAAGAGCAGCCTGGCCCCAAGCCCCTCGGCTCTGGGATCCACCCTTAGCACCTCTG GCCGTCTGTTTGGAGCAGCAGGAGAGCAGCCCTTCATTGGTTCCACATTGTCAAGTGCCTTTCCTCTGGTCAACCACCCAGCCTTTGGGGCCCTCTACACTGCTGGAGTGGGCAGGCCAGAGTTTGGAGGCCTTGGCTCTCTAGGCATGTCAGCTGCTCTGGCTGCCCACCCCCAGCTTGGAGCCTTGTCTG AGTGGTGGCGAGCTGCTGAAGCCCATGGGCGTGGAGCCGCCAGCTTTCTTCCGTCTTTCATAGGTTTCCCTCCATTCTTTACCCCTCATATTCAGCCAAACCATAGCGCCAGTCCTGTTCAGATGAGAATGCCCAGCAAGAATAGCCAAGAGCCACCGAAAG GGGTGAATGGCGCAGTAAACGGCAGCAGTGTCTGCCCGCCCACAACACAGCCAGGGACTTTTTGCCCAAGTCCAACTCCTGTCCAGGCTTCGACCAATCTAACCAAAAAAGCAGAGCCCTCCAATAGTCCCTGCCAGAATAACCCTGCTAAGATGGTGGAAAAACCTGCTCTGAAAACTAAGGAAAGG AAGCAACGTAAGAAGGCAGCAGAGGCTTCCGGAGTCAGTAACAGTGAAACAGGGACATCTTCAGACAGCTCAAGCGACGGGTCCCTCAGCAGTGATTTAGAGGACCTCGCggaggatgatgaagaggacGAGGACGAAGACGAGGACGATGATTTGTCAGACTCTGAGAAACAgttaaagaagaaaacaaag gttCTGATACCAGTTACTGGAAAGACAGACTCTGGGCTCCACACAGCGGAAGACCAGGACAACCACATGCGGACGGCCCCCTCCAACCCCCCAAGCCTCATTCCCATAGCCCACTCAGTGTCTCCCCCGATCCTGTCTCAAACCTCACCACTGGCTATACactcttccagatccagacctgAACAACATTTCAGTGTGATCCAGTCCACTGGTCTGGCTGCCAACTCAAAGTCCCTGGCACTCCTCAGCCAGTCCCACAGGGAGTCCTCGCCGTCTTCCTCCCCCATCGCCCTCACCCACTCTCCAAATGCGCTCGCCAGCTCTGCATCTCCCAAACGTCCCAAACTGctgccctcctcctcttccccacAGCACCTGCCCCTCgccctctcctcctcccccaAGCCCGTTTCAGTGCCCTCCCCGCCATGCTCGGCCTTCCCGCTGTCTACCTCCCCGAAGGATTTCACTTTGACCTCATCTGTAACGAGCCCCCACAAGTCTTCGGTCAAGCCACCGCAGTACGTTACTGCGGGCAGTGCCAAAGCCAACAACAGGAGGAAACTGCTTGAAGACTCACTTGCACAGATCAATGAATTTAGACTGAAACAG ACTCTCATGTCCCAAGGGCAGACGTTCCCAGCTGAGCTAAGGAAGCAGGGGCCAAACAAGTCTCCCAAGGGGAAGTCTCTGTCTTCTTCTCCGTTGCCACCCGCtttgcctcctcctccaccccAGAACAATCACTCCAACCTCTTCCTCTCGAGCGCCCTGCTCGGGCTTCCTGAACCGAATCACCCCAACGGAGTCATCCAAAGCACCACTCAGGACGCACCTTTGGCCCTCATCACCAAACCTCGCAAAAACTCTGCCTCTCAAGGCAAGTCCCCTCAGTGCGATTCTGACGGCGGGTCAATGCCTGTCAATCTCAGCACAGGGGCGAGTAGGACCCAAACAAGTGCCCAGGTTGGGCTTCCGTCGCAGCCGCCTACTACCTCACCTCATGTCACGAGCTATGGATCCAGAAAGAGCAAGACCCCAAAGGGCAAGGGACAGACACCAGGCTTGGCACAAGGACCGGGACAAACAGGGCCTTTAGCAAACTGGAAAGGCTTCTCTCAGAACCACTTGGTACAATCTTTAGTGGATTTGTTTCGTGGGGGAGAGTCAGGGATCGGGATCCCAGGTGTCGGCATCCCCAGTGTTGGCATTCCTGGGGTGGGGATTCCTGGTAATTGTAACCCTGCGGCTGGTCTCCCTGCTAATAAGGAATCTGACGACTCAggcgatgacgacgacgatgaagatgatgaccttgaagaagaggaagaggaggatgacgaCTCTGATGACAGCTTGTCAG AATCTGACAGCAACTCAGACAGTGACATCTCTGGGAAGAAAGTAAAGGAATCCAAGTCGCTGTCATCCAGCTCGTCAAAGAAGGAAATGACTCCCCGCGGGCAAATCAAAGGCCCAGAACTACTAAACACCTCAGCCAATCACACAGCCACCAGCTGCTCCCCTCTCAATCTCCAGGTCATCAAGACGCCCACTATTGTCACCAGCGCCAGTGCCTTGGCCTATCACAGCTCTCCTGGCTCCTCCTACAGCCTAGTCTCTCCATTAG GTTTAGGAAAGAGGAAGCGGGTGATGGATGAGAAGGATTTGATGACGCCTCTGGAGTTGGG GTGGCGGAGAGAAACGCGAATCAAAAACATGTCAGGGCGGCCTCAGGGGGATGTGGCCTACTACGCACCATGTGGCAAGAAACTGAGACAATACCCAGATGTGATGAAG TATCTATCCAGAAATGGAATAAGTGGCATCACGCGTGATAATTTTAGCTTCAGTGCAAAGATCAGGGTTGGTGACTTCTATGAAGCCAGAGAAGGACCCCAG GGTTTACAGTGGAACCTGTTAAATGAAGAGGAAGTCATTCCTCACATTTTGGCAATGGAGGGCCGCCGGGGTCGTCCCCCCAATTCAGAACGCCAGTTAGCAGGCGACAGTGCCAAAGCTAACCGGCGGAGGAAAGGCCGACCCCCAAATGTGGGCGACCCCTTGGTCCCGGAAGGTCCCAGTCCCAGTGAGGTCAAACTCTTGCGCAAATTAGAAGCTCAAG AAATAGCCCGACAGGCAGCCCAGATGAAACTGATGAGAAAACTAGAAAAGCAGGCACTGGCACGTGCTGCCAAAGAAGCTCGGAAACAACAAG CGATTATGGCAGCAGAGGAGAGACGGAAGCAAAAAGAGCAGATCAAGATTCTCAAGCAGCAG GAAAAGATCAAGCGTATTCAGCAGATTCGGATGGAGAAAGAACTCAGGGCACAGCAAATTTTGGAG GCCAAGAGGAGAAAGAAGGAAGAAGCGGCCAATGCCAAAATATTGGAAGCTGAAAAACGAATCAAG GAAAAGGAGCTGAGAAGACAGCAGGCGGAGATCCTGAAGCACCAG GAGTTGGAGAGGCATAGACTAGATATG GAGAGAGAAAGGAGGAGGCAGCATGTAATGCTGATGAAGGCTGTTGAGGCTCGCAAGAAAGCAGAG GAGCGCGAGCGCCTGCGGCAAGAAAAAAGGGACGAGAAGCGTCTCAACAAAGAGCGGAAGCTGGAGCAACGCAGGCTGGAATTGGAGATAGCCAGAGAGCTGAAGAAGCCCAATGAAGACATGTGCCTGCCTGATCAGAAG GCTCTCCCTGAGTTCTCCAGAATTCCCGGGCTGATCCTTCCAGGACGTGCAGTGTCCGACTGTTTGATGCTGATGCAGTTCTTGCGCGGATTTGGAAAGGTTTTGGGCCTAGATTTGAATGCTGATGTCCCAACACTGGGTATGCTACAAGAGGGCTTGCTCAATGTGGGTGACAGCATGGGTCAAGTCCAAGACATCCTGGTCAAACTACTCTCTCTGGCAGTCTGTGATCCTGGTTTGCCCCCTGGACAAAAG ACAAAGACCATGCTGGGGGACCATCTGACGAACGTCGGCATAAACCGGGATAATGTATCTGAGGTGCTGCAGATGTACATGGGGGCTCATTGTGCCAATACCGAATTGGCCCCTCTGGCTCTCAGTCTGAAGACCAAGGCTTTCCAGGCCCACACACCTTCCCAGAAGGCCTCCATCCTGGGATTCCTAGCAAACGAGCTAGCTTGCAGCAAAGTAGTTATCAG TGAAATTGATAAAAACCTGGATCAGATGGCAAACATGAGGAAGGATAAAATTATCATGGAGGGAAAACTTAAGAA ATTGAGAACCATTTATGCCAAACGCACTGGGAAGAGGGAAGCCAGCGTAGGCGTTGAAGACAACCAGTCTCTCGGTACGCCGTCCTCAGCGATCAAACGCAAGAGGAAACTCGGTGGTGACACcgacgacgatgatgaggatgatgatgacagTGACGATCCGGCTGACGATGACGAagatgaggatgaagaagaCCTTAAGAAGGTTAAAAAAGTGGAAACATatgatgag GATGAAGTTGACCAAGCCACAAGTGTGGAAGAGCTAGAAAAGCAGATTGAGAAGTTAGCTAAG CAACATCACCAGACGAGAAGAAAGCTCTTTGAAATATCCCATTCCCTGCGCTCTATGATGTATGGCCAAGATCGGTACCGCCGTCGATATTGGGTACTTCCCCATTGTGGAGGGGTTTTCATTGAAGCTATGGAGAGTGGAGAAG CTCCAGAGGAACTAGAGGAGGAGCGACAGAGGCGTAGAAAAGCAGCAGAGGAGGTCAAGGTCAAAGATGAACCTCAGGAGATTGAACTAGAGAAGGACAAACCTGTCTCACATTCTGGCCTCGCACATGGCTTGCAACAACAGAAGGAAGAGGGGAACGAGCACGAAGAGAGGAAGGACTCCCCAATCACCTTCTACCAACAACAAGCTTATGTGTCTCAACTTTGTCCAGGTGCCCCCAGGGAAACAGTAAAGGCGGAAGACCAGGGGAGCCCTCACGTTGGAGAGAATGACAACCGTACGCGTTCTCCTATTGCCACAAATAACGTGATGTCATACTCCCCCTCTCGCAATACCTCTGAGCCCGCAGCGGCAAAAACGGCTGTGATTGTCAGTCAGGACACTTCAAATGTGCCCGGGCCGATCTCCCTCTCCGCCCATTGCCCTCCGGTCCTGCGTGAAAGCCCGGGGAACACtcctccggcctcttccccaacTCCATCCCAGCAACTCTCCCTCCAGCCCAACGACCAACTGCTTCGGGTTCTGACCGAGAGGAGCGGGCACTGGTTCAGCCTGCTCCCTCGCAACCCCTGCGACCTTTCTTCCCTCACGACGACCCCTCCCGGGGCTCTCGATGCCACTCCCCAGGCGTCCTCCACACCCAGCAAGCCCAGATCTCCTCCAGCGTCACCTGCCCTCCCTCTCACTCCTTCTGCGGCGTCGGCTTCAGTCAGCCCGCACCACCCGGCCGGCCTCCTCACCTACCCTCTCTCAGCACTGCAG CCAAAGCCGGGCGTTTCATTACTTGGAGTGTCTTTGGGGAGCTGGCCGAGTGGCATGATAAGTCCCAGCTTGCCTCTGTGCAACAGCCCCAATCCTATGTTGGGTCATTCTGTGGAGGGCAACACGGCAGCGAGCGTGTCCAGCAAGAGTGAATCACCTCTACCTCGTCTTGAGAAAAGTTCATCCATGCCCTCTCCTCCTGCCCTGGAGATTCCAAAATCTCTTGACCACCACACACCCCGACCTATCCCAGAGG ACATGTTGAGCGGTTGGTGGCGTATATCTGACGTCGAGGAGCTGCGGGCGCTGGTCGCTGCTCTCCACAGCCGAGGTATCAGGGAGAAAGGCCTCCAGAGGCAGGTGCAGAAATATATCGAGATCATCCCTCAAGTCTGCATTAAACACAGAGATG TGGCCATGATCGAGCTACGGGAACTGGAGGAGAGCCAGGTCAGCGTGGAGTCGGTACGAGGTTGGTGTGTGGAGGAGCAGGCTATGGAGATGGACATAGCCGTGCTCCAGCAGGTGGAGGAACTCGAAAGGAAGGTCACTGCTGCCAGCCTGCAGGTCAAG GGCTGGACCCATCCTGACCCCCAGTCCGAGAGGGAAGATCTGGTGTATTACGAGCACAAACCCCTCTCCAAATCGGGCCCCACATCCTCATCGGCAAACGGGGGAGACAAGGACGGCAAGGATCATCCCGAGGAGCGGGGGGAGAAGGGCGGGGTGATGCGTCACCCAGACAACCCTCTGGACATAGCAGTGACCCGTCTGGCCAATCTGGAGCGCAACATCGAGAGAAG TGGCGAAGAGGAGGTGGCCCACGGTATGAAGGTGTGGAGGAAGGCCCTGATCGAAGTGCGCAGTGCCGCCCAGCTAGCCATGTGTATCCAGCAACTACAGAAGTCCATCGCTTGGGAGCGCTCCATCATGAAAGTG TACTGTCAGATATGCAGGAAGGGAGACAACGAGGACCTCCTGCTTCTCTGTGACGGCTGTGACAAAGGCTGCCACACTTACTGTCACAAACCCAAAATCACCAGCATCCCTGAGGGAGACTGGTACTGCCCGGCCTGCATAACTAAG GCAAGTGGTCCAACTCCCAAAAACAAGAAACCTCCATGCAGGCCAGTCGCATCCAGCGTGGGTGCAAATAAGAAAGGTGGCGAGTCTAAGAAGAATGGGAAGCATGCGGGAAATGGGGACGTGTCTGAGGACGACCCGGCCAGCGCCGGCAGCACGCCCAAGAAAAGCTCAAAAGACAACAGTCGCAATAGGAAAAGTGAGGAGGGCTCAACCGCTCTGCCGGGACCAAATCAGGAGAGTCCCGTATGTGTCAAAAGAGCCAAGACTGCTCGAGACAACAACAGGGACCTGGGTTTATGCAG GGTTCTCCTTGCTGAGCTGGAGCGACATCAAGACGCCTGGCCTTTCCTGACGCCTGTCAACCTCAAGTCAGTTCCTGGCTATAAGAAGGTCATCAAAAAGCCCATGGATTTCTCCACCATACGTGAGAAGCTCGTGAGCAGCCA GTATCAAAACTTGGAGACTTTCATCATTGACGTCAATTTGGTATTTGACAACTGCGAAAAGTTTAACGAGGACAATTCCGACATCGGTCGAGCTGGTCATAACATGAGGAAGTTCTTTGAGAAGCGCTGGACTGAGCTtctgaaacaaacaaactaa